The DNA segment CCTCCAGGCCGTTGACCCCGGGCATGGAGATATCCAGCAGCACCACCTCGCAGGGCGTGTGACGCAAGGCTTCCAACAGCTGTTCGCCGTTACCCGCCTCGCCCACCACCAGCAGGTCCTTGGCCAGGCCGATCAACTGCTTGATGCCTTCACGGACGATGGTGTGGTCTTCGGCTACCAATACGCGGATCACGGCAATTTCCTCTCTCTATAGCGATTAAACGCCGACATTCAAAATGTGCGAGCAAGCCCACAAGGGATCTATGGCGAATCCAACGGCACCGTAACGCTCAGGGTGGTGCCCTCCCCCAGTTCGCTGTCGAGGGTCAACTGCCCGCCCATGATCAGCACCCGCTCGCGCATGCCCACCAAACCAAACGACACCGGGCGCCCCGGCGCAGGGACGAAGCCTGCGCCATCATCACTGATGGTCAACCGCAGATTGGCGCCCTCCACCACCAGGGTCAACTCCACCGTATGCGCCTGGGCATGGCGCATGACGTTGGTCAGCGCCTCCTGCAGGATACGGAACAGGCCAATGGCCTTGGCGTCACTCAAGGCCGGGAGGTTGTCCGGCACCTGCACCAGGCACGGAATCTGTGTGCGCGCCTCAAACCGCCGGGCCTGCCACTCGATGGCCGAGGCGATCCCGGCGTCGAGAATCGGCGGGCGCAACGCCGTGGCCACATCACGGACCAATTGGAACAGTTGAGCGATCAGGCGCTTCATGCTGTTCAGGCGCTCGTGCAGGCCTGGGTCCAACTGGGCGTAGGCCAACTCGCACATGGAGGTTTCCAGCTTCAACACCGTGAGCATCTGCCCCAGCTCATCGTGAACTTCGCGGGCGATCCGCGCCTTCTCTTCCTCACGCACGGTTTCCAGGTGCGCCGAGAGTTCGCGCAGTTGCGCCCGCGAGGCGTCCAATTCCAGCTCAATGCGTTTGCTGTCGCTGATGTCCCAGACGATCCCGTCCCAGACCACCGCCCCATCGTCCAGACGCCGGGTGACCGCCTTGATCTCGGCCCAGCGCTGCTCGCCCTGGCGGGTCAGGATGCGGCCCTGCCACGACCAGTTGCTCTCGGTGTCGATGGCCTGGTCCTGGGTCTGGTGGTAACTGGCGCGATCATCCGGGTGGACCAGGCTGCGAATCCCCACATCGCGGTGGCTGAGCACGGATGGCGAATAGCCCACCAGGCGCTCGCTGCCTTCGCTGATATAGGCAAAGTCGATGGCGGCGCTCAACGGCAGACGCTCCAGGCGAAACACCAGCCCTGGCACATTGGCGGCGATGCCTTGCAGGCGCGCTTCACTTTCCTGCAACGCGGCCAACGCCCGGCGGCGCTCGGTGACGTCGTTGAGGTACACCACCAGGTATTCGCCACCGGCAAAGCGCAGGAAACTCAAGGACACATCCGTGGGCAACAGGCTGCCATCCGCGCGCAGGCACTGGGTGGCGAAGCTCTGCGGCCCGTCTTCACTGGCCCGGGCGCGCTTCCACAGGTTCAGCCAGCGGTCCATGCTCAGATTGGGTTCGAACTCGATCAGCGGGCGCTCGATCAACGCTCCCGGGGCGTAACCGAGCATGGTTTCGGCGGCGACGTTGGCGTAGCGCACATGGCTGTCCCAATTGACCCAGAGGATACCCACGGTGCTTTGATCAATCGAAAACTGGGTCAGACGCAATGCTTCGGCGCCCGCCGCACGGGCAGCGCTTTCCTCACGCGTGGCCAGCAACTGGTGTTCCAGGGCATGTTTTTGCCGACGCTGCCACAGGGCAACCGTCAGGCACGCGAGCAACAGCAGGCCCAGCAGCAGGCTGAGGTTTTGCCAGAATCCCGGTGATTCCGACAGGCGTGGGTATTTGGGTTGCAGCCAGCGGGCATGCAATTGCTCCAGTTCACGGGCTGGAATGGCGCGCAGGCCGCTCTCGACAATCT comes from the Pseudomonas shahriarae genome and includes:
- a CDS encoding PAS domain-containing sensor histidine kinase, which produces MMNFRCLLVIGYLCLPLMANAAPASVVPPAVLNPQQREWLAQHPQLRVGVVLQAPYAQYDRRLQRLSGANVELMQALAKALNIELTWRNFPTQEQLEDALRDDAVDLAPGLLQTPAGLRLWQFSDPYMRVPQHIVGIRDGSGTVDLEKLDEQSRVAVRMPSGVADYLRSNYPRLNLQGVPLERQALQLLVSQQARYAVVDEAQLSRLSIEPEFAGLAVVGDIGLPQLLRVATRRDWPALAEIVESGLRAIPARELEQLHARWLQPKYPRLSESPGFWQNLSLLLGLLLLACLTVALWQRRQKHALEHQLLATREESAARAAGAEALRLTQFSIDQSTVGILWVNWDSHVRYANVAAETMLGYAPGALIERPLIEFEPNLSMDRWLNLWKRARASEDGPQSFATQCLRADGSLLPTDVSLSFLRFAGGEYLVVYLNDVTERRRALAALQESEARLQGIAANVPGLVFRLERLPLSAAIDFAYISEGSERLVGYSPSVLSHRDVGIRSLVHPDDRASYHQTQDQAIDTESNWSWQGRILTRQGEQRWAEIKAVTRRLDDGAVVWDGIVWDISDSKRIELELDASRAQLRELSAHLETVREEEKARIAREVHDELGQMLTVLKLETSMCELAYAQLDPGLHERLNSMKRLIAQLFQLVRDVATALRPPILDAGIASAIEWQARRFEARTQIPCLVQVPDNLPALSDAKAIGLFRILQEALTNVMRHAQAHTVELTLVVEGANLRLTISDDGAGFVPAPGRPVSFGLVGMRERVLIMGGQLTLDSELGEGTTLSVTVPLDSP